From a region of the bacterium genome:
- a CDS encoding DHA2 family efflux MFS transporter permease subunit, giving the protein MGAPKALQTEGEYREYPGIIRWIILLAVMLGTLMQVIDTSIVNVAIPQMMGNLGATLEEIGWVSTGYIIANVIVLPLTGWLSSRFGRRRYLAISMIIFTIASFFCGTSRTLNELIFFRVLQGIGGAALISTAQATIMEVFPPAQLGMVQAIFGIGIMVGPTVGPTLGGWITDNYSWPWIFFINLPIGAIAAFLTFTFVHDSKHDGADHGKIDLIGIMFLAIGLGCLQTVLEKGNSEGWFESSLVIWLSILSIVGMVTFVWWELRIPYPAVNLRVLKDRGLAAATAFGTVVGIGLFGGIFIIPVFLQQLRHYTAEQTGWIVVPGALATAVMMPVVGRLVNHFSAKTLSLVGGIIFIISMFMLRTITLDTGPDQLFWPLVLRGAAMGFLWVPLTLAALAGLKGKNLADGAALYNLSRQLGGSAGIAFLTTYVSHKMAFHRAFLVEHVSLYNPVALQRLHDLTAGLLAKGASLGIARQQALAIMNGTVQSQAAVMAYADAFVVIGIIFIFALPLLLFFRNTKHNQATAPVAAE; this is encoded by the coding sequence TGGGCAATCTCGGCGCGACCCTCGAAGAAATTGGCTGGGTCTCGACTGGTTATATCATCGCCAACGTTATCGTTCTGCCCCTCACCGGCTGGCTATCCTCGCGCTTTGGGCGTCGCCGTTATTTGGCAATTTCGATGATCATCTTTACCATCGCTTCTTTCTTCTGCGGCACTTCAAGGACGCTGAATGAGCTTATCTTCTTTCGAGTACTGCAAGGTATTGGCGGCGCAGCATTAATTTCTACGGCCCAAGCAACCATTATGGAGGTCTTCCCACCTGCCCAATTGGGAATGGTACAAGCTATTTTCGGCATCGGAATTATGGTCGGTCCGACAGTCGGTCCAACATTAGGGGGTTGGATTACTGACAACTATTCCTGGCCATGGATTTTCTTTATCAACCTCCCTATAGGCGCAATCGCTGCCTTTTTAACGTTCACTTTTGTGCATGATTCAAAGCATGACGGGGCTGATCATGGGAAGATCGACCTGATTGGGATTATGTTCCTTGCCATTGGGTTGGGATGCCTTCAAACGGTACTTGAAAAAGGTAATAGTGAGGGTTGGTTTGAGTCATCGCTTGTTATTTGGCTCAGCATTTTATCCATTGTCGGCATGGTTACGTTCGTTTGGTGGGAATTGCGGATTCCTTATCCGGCTGTGAATCTGCGCGTTCTCAAAGACCGAGGGTTAGCAGCAGCTACCGCTTTTGGCACTGTGGTTGGTATCGGTTTATTCGGCGGCATATTTATAATTCCCGTCTTCCTTCAGCAATTAAGGCATTACACGGCGGAGCAAACAGGGTGGATTGTGGTACCCGGCGCTTTGGCAACAGCGGTGATGATGCCGGTTGTCGGACGTTTAGTCAATCACTTTTCAGCCAAAACTCTCTCTTTGGTGGGAGGGATTATATTTATTATCTCAATGTTCATGCTTCGAACGATTACGTTGGATACCGGTCCGGATCAGCTCTTTTGGCCGTTGGTATTACGTGGAGCGGCAATGGGGTTCCTGTGGGTTCCGCTGACTCTTGCCGCCTTAGCAGGTTTGAAAGGGAAGAATCTTGCGGATGGAGCAGCGCTTTATAACCTTTCGCGACAGTTAGGCGGAAGCGCCGGCATTGCGTTTTTAACGACCTATGTCAGTCACAAAATGGCCTTTCACCGAGCCTTTTTGGTGGAACATGTCAGCCTCTATAATCCTGTAGCCCTGCAGCGTCTGCATGATCTCACAGCAGGATTATTGGCAAAGGGGGCTTCCCTAGGCATCGCCAGGCAACAAGCATTGGCAATTATGAATGGCACCGTCCAATCTCAAGCAGCGGTTATGGCCTATGCGGATGCGTTTGTAGTCATCGGCATTATCTTCATCTTCGCGCTGCCGCTACTGTTATTCTTTAGAAATACTAAACACAATCAAGCAACAGCACCTGTAGCTGCGGAATAA